One window from the genome of Parasteatoda tepidariorum isolate YZ-2023 chromosome 8, CAS_Ptep_4.0, whole genome shotgun sequence encodes:
- the LOC107448688 gene encoding uncharacterized protein, producing MVNKYKRKTEQAAWCETAMKNAMKESETTSVTASSKKYGIPLSTLQRHLRKGSCSKNLGRYRRVFNDEQEAELLEYVFQVDDLFYGLTKNEFLKLVYEYAERNNIVHPFKNGSAGNDWYLGFKKRHPNLVVRQPEPTSIARARGFNRPQVYRFYDLLEREINEHDIDSTGIYNMDETGIHASSNKPPTILSKSGKKQVSVISSSERGKLTTVICCCNAAGSFIPPFFIYGRKRMVGRLLDGAPLGSLATCTDNGWINGPKFLDWLHHFVENTHPTPEKKVILILDNHESHKYIEALEYARKNNLIFISLPPHTTHRMQLLDRCVYGPFKTYFEQEVSTFQRSHVGRIITQYDVAALIGKAYLKAASAQNAVQGFKSSGIWPTNRHIFSDADFLPASLTDRAEVIESTNACPSQIQSTDAGRLANNSDCSTSTSVFENVDHKYSQASRISLRRTNEETSYDPAVEDDPSCSTTISENSFQPVEELLTPHVKPLDIRPLPKPTPNKTSRKRKTQRAEILTSSPFRNMQIEKEEKKKRLSNNAVVKKKFKNLPSTSKLGKTKKQRASKKKNLKEYFCLVCGDPYEDPPLEDWIECGDCKDWAHEACTTYSGRGSYFCELCQE from the coding sequence atggtaaataaatacaagagaAAAACAGAACAGGCGGCCTGGTGTGAAACGGCCATGAAGAATGCAATGAAGGAATCTGAGACCACTTCGGTTACTGCGTCTTCTAAAAAGTATGGTATCCCACTTTCTACTCTACAAAGACATCTAAGAAAGGGCAGTTGCAGTAAAAATCTTGGACGATATCGAAGAGTATTCAATGATGAGCAAGAGGCTGAGTTATTGGAATACGTATTTCAAGTCGATGATCTTTTCTACGGCttaactaaaaatgaatttttgaaactagTCTATGAGTATGCAGAACGCAATAATATCGTTCATCCTTTTAAGAACGGCAGTGCTGGAAATGATTGGTATTTGGGTTTTAAAAAACGACATCCTAATTTAGTTGTTAGGCAACCAGAACCAACATCAATTGCAAGAGCACGAGGTTTCAATCGGCCTCAAGTTTACAGATTTTATGATTTGTTGGAAAGAGAAATTAATGAGCATGACATTGATTCAACAGGAATATACAATATGGATGAAACTGGCATTCATGCATCTAGTAATAAACCTCCGACAATTTTGTCAAAATCAGGGAAAAAACAGGTGAGTGTAATTTCAAGCTCGGAAAGAGGAAAATTGACGACTGTTATCTGCTGCTGCAACGCGGCTGGATCTTTTATAcctccattttttatttatggtaGAAAAAGAATGGTTGGTAGATTGTTAGATGGAGCACCCCTTGGTTCCCTTGCTACTTGCACTGACAACGGATGGATTAATGGACCGAAATTCCTGGATTGGCTTCATCATTTCGTCGAAAATACCCATCCAACTCCTGAGAAAAAAGTAATCTTAATATTAGATAACCATGAATCTCACAAATATATTGAGGCCCTTGAATAtgctagaaaaaataatttaatttttatatcactgCCTCCTCATACAACTCATCGCATGCAACTTCTGGACCGTTGCGTTTATGGACCGTTCAAAACTTACTTTGAACAAGAAGTTTCTACTTTTCAACGAAGCCATGTAGGTAGAATAATTACTCAGTACGACGTAGCTGCACTTATTggaaaagcatatttaaaagcaGCTAGTGCACAAAATGCTGTTCAAGGATTTAAATCCTCAGGAATATGGCCCACGAACCGACACATATTTAGTGATGCTGACTTTTTGCCTGCTAGTTTGACGGACAgggctgaagttattgaaagcACCAACGCTTGCCCATCGCAGATCCAATCTACTGATGCTGGTCGTCTTGCTAATAATTCTGATTGCTCTACTTCTACATCTGTATTTGAAAACGTGGATCACAAATACTCTCAAGCATCAAGGATTTCGCTACGACGCACAAACGAGGAAACTTCGTATGATCCAGCTGTTGAAGATGATCCTTCATGTTCTACGACTATTAGTGAGAATTCATTTCAACCAGTAGAAGAGCTATTGACACCTCATGTGAAGCCTTTGGATATTAGACCGCTACCAAAACCTACTCCGAACAAAACCAGTCGTAAACGTAAAACTCAGAGAGCTGAAATTTTAACAAGTTCACCATTTAGAAATATGCAAattgaaaaggaagaaaagaagaaaCGTCTTAGTAACAATgctgttgttaaaaaaaaatttaaaaatcttcctTCGACAAGTAAACTaggtaaaactaaaaaacaaagagcttcaaagaaaaaaaatttaaaagagtatttttgTCTTGTTTGTGGGGACCCCTATGAGGACCCACCGCTAGAAGATTGGATTGAATGTGGAGATTGTAAAGATTGGGCTCATGAAGCTTGCACAACTTATTCAGGAAGAGGGTCTTATTTTTGCGAACTATGTCAAGAATAA